One window of the Eucalyptus grandis isolate ANBG69807.140 chromosome 8, ASM1654582v1, whole genome shotgun sequence genome contains the following:
- the LOC120287334 gene encoding putative receptor-like protein kinase At3g47110: MSYMRGLQVLNVSNNRLSGHIPEFLGSLNLSNLSLSYNDFEGALPIGGVFKSVISTSVVGNKKLCGGLPNFQLPKCDCKESSGTAKILISTVSALVGVACILSLLYFFWFRYNKNALASSSFENGHLHVSYHSLLKATGGFSSTNLLGMGSFGSVYRGLLDQTQSIVAIKILDLTYYGASKSFITECGAFRRIRHRNLMKVLTACSGFDFNGNDFKALVYEFMSNGSLDEWLPPTTSQYMARSKLSLLGRVNIAIDVACALDYLHHHCETPIVHYDLKPSNVLLDDEMTAHVGDFGLARFLPEATHKLLVDQSSSVGVKGSFGYIAPEYGSGSAMSTEGDVYSFGVFILEMFTGKRPIDDMFENGLKLHCFAKAALANQVEKVIDPILLQENQESEKRQIIALDGKDKSWFSTLECLVSIIEIGVTCSFESPRERMDIVDALTKLQGIRRKLFEFIVIA; the protein is encoded by the exons ATGAGTTATATGAGAGGCCTTCAGGTTTTGAATGTTTCCAATAATCGATTGTCCGGCCATATCCCGGAATTTCTAGGGTCGTTGAATCTGTCGAATTTGAGCCTATCTTACAATGATTTCGAGGGTGCATTGCCTATAGGAGGAGTTTTCAAAAGTGTCATTTCAACTTCAGTTGTTGGAAACAAGAAGCTTTGCGGGGGTCTACCAAATTTTCAACTACCAAAATGCGACTGCAAAGAGTCAAGTGGAACTGCAAAAATCTTGATATCCACAGTCTCTGCTCTTGTAGGAGTAGCCTGCATACTCTCTTTGTTATACTTCTTTTGGTTTAGATATAATAAGAACGCATTAGCTTCAAGCTCTTTCGAAAATGGGCATTTGCATGTTTCTTATCACAGTCTACTGAAAGCGACAGGTGGATTCTCTTCCACCAATTTGCTCGGCATGGGTAGTTTTGGGTCCGTGTATAGAGGGCTTCTTGATCAGACTCAATCGATCGTGGCCATCAAGATTCTTGACCTTACATATTACGGAGCTTCCAAGAGCTTCATAACTGAGTGCGGGGCCTTTAGAAGAATCCGACACCGTAATCTCATGAAGGTACTCACAGCATGTTCTGGATTTGATTTTAATGGAAATGATTTCAAGGCATTGGTTTATGAATTCATGTCAAATGGGAGCTTGGATGAATGGTTGCCCCCAACTACATCGCAGTATATGGCAAGAAGCAAGTTGAGTCTACTTGGGAGAGTGAATATTGCCATTGATGTTGCTTGCGCACTAGATTATCTCCATCATCACTGTGAAACGCCAATAGTTCACTACGATCTAAAGCCAAGCAATGTCCTTCTTGATGATGAAATGACTGCACATGTAGGTGATTTCGGGCTAGCCAGATTCCTTCCAGAAGCAACGCATAAGTTATTGGTCGATCAATCAAGCTCTGTAGGAGTAAAAGGATCTTTTGGCTACATAGCTCCAG AGTATGGCTCGGGAAGTGCAATGTCCACAGAGGGAGATGTGTACAGCTTCGGAGTCTTCATTTTGGAGATGTTCACGGGCAAGAGGCCAATTGATGACATGTTTGAAAATGGGCTGAAACTTCATTGCTTCGCAAAGGCAGCGCTAGCAAATCAAGTGGAAAAGGTAATTGATCCCATTCTACTTCAGGAAAACCAAGAGTCCGAGAAAAGACAAATCATCGCTCTAGATGGCAAGGACAAAAGCTGGTTTAGCACTCTAGAGTGTTTGGTTTCGATCATTGAAATAGGAGTGACTTGCTCTTTTGAGTCTCCAAGGGAACGAATGGATATCGTTGATGCATTGACTAAACTCCAAGGAATCAGGAGGAAACTTTTTGAGTTCATTGTTATTGCCTAG